A stretch of Paracoccus sp. MA DNA encodes these proteins:
- the purQ gene encoding phosphoribosylformylglycinamidine synthase subunit PurQ yields MKAAVITFPGSNCDRDLAIALEQAGAAVARVWHKDEALPAGTDLVAVPGGFSFGDYLRCGAIAAHSPIAGAIKVHAARGGYVLGICNGFQVLTELNLLPGALMRNAGLRFLCREVVLRVATSASPFTAAYAAGEEIRVPVAHHDGNYQIDAEGLAALKDQDRIAFTYAPGINGSVEDIAGVLSENRRVLGMMPHPERAADPAHGGTDGARLFASLVQELVAA; encoded by the coding sequence ATGAAAGCTGCCGTCATCACCTTTCCCGGATCGAATTGCGACCGCGACCTGGCCATTGCACTGGAGCAGGCGGGGGCCGCGGTGGCGCGCGTCTGGCACAAGGACGAGGCGCTGCCTGCCGGCACGGATCTGGTCGCGGTGCCGGGCGGGTTTTCCTTTGGCGACTACCTGCGTTGCGGTGCCATCGCCGCGCATTCGCCCATCGCCGGCGCGATCAAGGTCCATGCGGCGCGCGGCGGTTATGTGCTGGGCATCTGCAACGGCTTTCAGGTGCTGACCGAGCTGAACCTGCTGCCCGGCGCCCTGATGCGCAATGCGGGCCTGCGTTTCCTGTGCCGCGAGGTGGTGCTGAGGGTCGCGACCTCGGCCAGCCCCTTCACCGCGGCCTATGCGGCGGGCGAGGAGATCCGGGTGCCGGTCGCGCATCACGACGGCAATTACCAGATCGATGCCGAGGGGCTGGCGGCGCTGAAGGATCAGGACCGCATCGCCTTCACCTACGCGCCGGGGATCAACGGCTCGGTCGAGGATATCGCCGGGGTGCTGTCCGAAAACCGCCGGGTGCTGGGCATGATGCCGCATCCCGAACGTGCCGCCGATCCGGCGCATGGCGGCACCGATGGCGCGCGGCTGTTCGCCTCGCTGGTTCAGGAGCTTGTCGCGGCCTGA
- a CDS encoding cytochrome c biogenesis CcdA family protein has translation MLGIELADAAFLPAATVALLAGILSFLSPCVLPIVPPYLAYMTGVGVGGLKSGERSAVVPALFFVMGLSTVFLLMGMAASAFGRMFLQWQDLLARGAGVVVILLGLHFLHLIRIPFLDAEARIDTQERGGSALGAYVLGLAFAFGWTPCIGPQLGMILSLAATGGAMGKGTALLAVYALGLGIPFLLSAIFINRAIGLMNRIKPHLKLIERIMGGLLVVVGVALLTGAFPAFAYWLLETFPWLAALG, from the coding sequence ATGTTGGGAATCGAGCTAGCAGATGCCGCCTTCCTGCCCGCCGCGACGGTCGCGCTGCTGGCCGGGATCCTGTCCTTCCTGTCGCCCTGCGTGCTGCCGATCGTGCCGCCCTATCTGGCCTATATGACCGGGGTCGGGGTCGGGGGGCTGAAATCGGGCGAGCGCAGCGCCGTGGTGCCGGCGCTGTTCTTCGTCATGGGCCTGTCCACGGTCTTTCTGCTGATGGGCATGGCGGCCTCGGCCTTCGGGCGGATGTTCCTGCAGTGGCAGGATCTGCTGGCGCGGGGCGCCGGGGTGGTGGTGATCCTGCTGGGCCTGCATTTCCTGCACCTCATCCGCATCCCCTTCCTGGATGCCGAGGCGCGCATCGACACGCAGGAGCGGGGCGGCAGCGCGCTGGGGGCCTATGTCCTGGGCCTGGCCTTCGCCTTCGGCTGGACGCCCTGCATCGGGCCGCAGCTCGGCATGATCCTGTCGCTGGCCGCGACTGGCGGCGCGATGGGCAAGGGCACGGCGCTGCTGGCGGTCTATGCGCTGGGGCTGGGCATCCCCTTCCTGCTGTCGGCCATCTTCATCAACCGGGCCATCGGCCTGATGAACCGCATCAAGCCGCATCTGAAGCTGATCGAGCGCATCATGGGCGGGCTGCTGGTCGTGGTCGGCGTGGCGTTGCTGACCGGAGCCTTCCCGGCCTTCGCCTATTGGCTGCTGGAGACCTTTCCCTGGCTGGCGGCACTGGGTTAG
- a CDS encoding PaaI family thioesterase has translation MALVMGREALNEFLGRAFPQVAGQVRVESLDEARLTARLAVDDQHLRPGGTVSGPAMFALADVTIYLAILARIGEVALAVTTNASIDFMRKPAAGRDLLADCRILKLGRALAVGEVLIRSEGAEEPVARCSMTYSIPPKR, from the coding sequence ATGGCGTTGGTGATGGGGCGCGAGGCGCTGAACGAATTCCTGGGCAGGGCGTTCCCGCAGGTGGCCGGGCAGGTCCGGGTCGAATCCCTGGACGAGGCGCGGCTGACCGCGCGGCTGGCGGTGGACGATCAGCACCTGCGCCCGGGCGGCACGGTCAGCGGCCCGGCCATGTTCGCGCTGGCCGACGTGACGATCTACCTGGCCATCCTGGCCCGGATCGGCGAGGTGGCGCTGGCGGTGACCACCAACGCCTCGATCGACTTCATGCGCAAGCCAGCGGCGGGGCGCGACCTTCTGGCCGATTGCCGCATCCTGAAGCTGGGGCGGGCGCTGGCCGTGGGCGAGGTGCTGATCCGTTCCGAGGGCGCCGAGGAGCCGGTGGCGCGCTGCTCGATGACCTATTCGATTCCGCCGAAACGCTGA
- a CDS encoding sigma-54 dependent transcriptional regulator — translation MSRTLKIAVVDDEPDMRESISQWLALSGFDAETFATAEEALKVIGADWPGVVISDIRMPGMDGMAFLKRLMGIDSGLPVIMITGHGDVPMAVEAMRIGAMDFMEKPFNPERLTELVKKASQARRMTLDNRALRRDLSEGQQVMSKLIGASPVMDRLREDILDLGQADGHVLIDGETGTGKTLVAHALHAVGPRASKKFVPISCAAYNDEVLAAKLFGPVENGLPAVEEARGGTLCLEDIEALSDPLQARLLAFIADQGSPAETRIIAISNARGEGRRAEDSLRPDLFYRLTALKITLPPLRSRGEDILTLFTRMTEQFAEEYGCEPPQVTAQEAAQLLQAPWPGNVRQLINVAERAVLQNRRGSGSIASLLMADGEDTQEATTTEGKPLKEYVESFEKMLIDNTMRRHKGSIAAVMDELCLPRRTLNEKMAKYGLSRGDYL, via the coding sequence ATGAGCCGCACTTTGAAGATAGCCGTCGTCGATGACGAACCCGACATGCGCGAATCGATCAGCCAGTGGCTGGCGCTTTCCGGCTTCGACGCCGAGACCTTTGCCACCGCCGAGGAGGCGCTGAAGGTGATCGGCGCGGACTGGCCCGGCGTGGTGATTTCCGACATCCGCATGCCGGGCATGGACGGGATGGCTTTCCTCAAGCGGCTGATGGGCATCGATTCGGGCCTGCCGGTCATCATGATCACCGGCCATGGCGACGTGCCGATGGCGGTCGAGGCGATGCGGATCGGCGCCATGGACTTCATGGAAAAGCCCTTCAACCCCGAGCGCCTGACCGAGCTGGTCAAGAAGGCCAGCCAGGCCCGGCGCATGACGCTGGACAACCGCGCCCTGCGCCGCGACCTTTCCGAAGGCCAGCAGGTCATGTCCAAGCTGATCGGCGCCAGCCCGGTGATGGACCGGCTGCGCGAGGATATCCTGGACCTGGGCCAGGCCGACGGCCATGTGCTGATCGACGGCGAGACCGGCACCGGCAAGACGCTGGTGGCGCATGCGCTGCATGCCGTGGGGCCGCGTGCCAGCAAGAAATTCGTGCCGATCTCCTGCGCGGCCTATAACGACGAGGTGCTGGCCGCGAAGCTGTTCGGCCCGGTCGAAAACGGCCTGCCTGCCGTCGAGGAGGCGCGCGGCGGCACCTTGTGCCTGGAGGATATCGAGGCGCTGTCCGACCCGCTGCAGGCGCGGCTGCTGGCCTTTATCGCCGACCAGGGCAGCCCGGCCGAGACGCGGATCATCGCCATCTCGAACGCGCGCGGCGAGGGGCGCCGGGCCGAGGATTCGCTGCGGCCCGACCTGTTCTATCGCCTGACCGCGCTGAAGATCACCCTGCCGCCCCTGCGCTCGCGCGGCGAGGACATCCTGACGCTCTTCACCCGCATGACCGAGCAATTCGCCGAGGAATACGGCTGCGAGCCGCCGCAGGTCACCGCGCAAGAGGCAGCGCAGCTGCTGCAGGCACCTTGGCCGGGCAATGTGCGCCAGCTGATCAACGTGGCCGAGCGCGCGGTCCTGCAGAACCGCCGCGGCTCGGGCTCGATCGCCTCGCTGCTGATGGCGGACGGCGAGGATACGCAGGAGGCGACGACGACCGAGGGCAAGCCGCTCAAGGAATATGTCGAAAGCTTCGAGAAGATGTTGATCGACAACACGATGCGCCGCCACAAGGGCAGCATCGCCGCGGTCATGGACGAGCTTTGCCTGCCGCGCCGGACGCTGAACGAAAAGATGGCGAAATACGGGCTGAGCCGGGGCGACTACCTCTGA
- a CDS encoding NADP-dependent isocitrate dehydrogenase, translated as MSKIKVENPVVELDGDEMTRIIWDFIKQKLILPYLDIDLKYYDLGIEERDRTQDQITVDAAEAIKQYGVGVKCATITPDEARVEEFGLKKMWKSPNGTIRNILGGVIFREPIICKNVPRLVPGWTQPIVVGRHAFGDQYKATDFRFPGKGKLTIKFVGEDGETIEHEVYQAPGPGVAMAMYNLDQSIIDFARASMNYGLNRGYPVYLSTKNTILKAYDGRFKDLFQKVYEEEFEAEFKKKGIHYEHRLIDDMVASAMKWSGGYVWACKNYDGDVQSDTVAQGFGSLGLMTSVLMTPDGKIVESEAAHGTVTRHYREHQKGNQTSTNSIASIFAWTGGLKHRAKLDDNAALKNFAETLEKVTVQAVEDGYMTKDLALLVGPDQKWLTTMGYLEKVDEYLNKALAG; from the coding sequence ATGTCGAAGATCAAGGTAGAGAACCCCGTCGTCGAGCTCGACGGCGACGAGATGACCCGGATCATCTGGGACTTCATCAAGCAGAAGCTGATCCTTCCCTATCTGGACATCGACCTGAAATATTACGACCTCGGCATCGAGGAGCGCGATCGCACCCAAGACCAGATCACCGTGGACGCGGCCGAGGCGATCAAGCAATACGGCGTTGGCGTGAAATGCGCCACCATCACCCCCGACGAGGCCCGCGTCGAGGAATTCGGCCTGAAGAAGATGTGGAAGTCGCCCAACGGCACCATCCGCAACATCCTGGGCGGCGTGATCTTCCGCGAGCCGATCATCTGCAAGAACGTCCCGCGGCTGGTCCCCGGCTGGACCCAGCCCATCGTCGTCGGCCGCCACGCCTTCGGCGACCAGTACAAGGCCACCGATTTCCGCTTCCCGGGCAAGGGCAAGCTGACGATCAAGTTCGTCGGCGAGGATGGCGAGACCATCGAGCACGAGGTCTATCAGGCCCCGGGCCCCGGCGTCGCCATGGCGATGTACAATCTCGACCAGTCGATCATCGACTTCGCCCGCGCCTCGATGAACTACGGGCTGAACCGCGGCTATCCGGTCTATCTCTCGACCAAGAACACCATCCTGAAAGCCTATGACGGCCGCTTCAAGGACCTGTTCCAGAAGGTCTACGAGGAAGAGTTCGAGGCCGAGTTCAAGAAGAAGGGCATCCATTACGAGCATCGCCTGATCGACGACATGGTCGCCTCGGCGATGAAATGGTCGGGCGGCTATGTCTGGGCCTGCAAGAACTACGACGGCGACGTGCAGTCGGACACCGTCGCGCAGGGCTTCGGCTCGCTGGGCCTGATGACCTCGGTGCTGATGACGCCGGACGGGAAGATCGTCGAGTCCGAGGCCGCGCATGGCACGGTGACGCGCCACTATCGCGAGCACCAGAAGGGCAACCAGACCTCGACCAACTCGATCGCCTCGATCTTCGCCTGGACCGGCGGTCTCAAGCACCGCGCCAAGCTGGATGACAACGCGGCGCTGAAGAATTTCGCCGAGACGCTGGAGAAGGTCACCGTGCAGGCGGTCGAGGACGGCTACATGACCAAGGACCTGGCGCTGCTGGTCGGGCCGGACCAGAAATGGCTGACCACCATGGGCTACCTGGAAAAGGTCGACGAATACCTGAACAAGGCGCTGGCGGGCTGA
- the rpsI gene encoding 30S ribosomal protein S9 has translation MAEDIKTLDDLKSVATAAPAAAPVREAQRDSLGRSYATGKRKDAVARVWVKPGSGKVTVNGKDMAEYFARPVLQMILRQPFEVAGVSGQYDVYATVAGGGLSGQAGAVKHGISKALQLHEPSLRAALKAAGFLTRDSRVVERKKYGKAKARRSFQFSKR, from the coding sequence ATGGCCGAAGACATCAAAACCCTCGACGATCTGAAATCGGTCGCGACGGCTGCTCCGGCGGCTGCCCCGGTTCGCGAGGCGCAGCGCGATTCGCTGGGCCGTTCCTATGCCACCGGCAAGCGCAAGGACGCGGTCGCCCGCGTCTGGGTCAAGCCGGGTTCGGGCAAGGTCACCGTCAACGGCAAGGACATGGCCGAATATTTCGCCCGTCCGGTGCTGCAGATGATCCTGCGCCAGCCCTTCGAGGTTGCCGGCGTCTCGGGTCAGTATGACGTCTACGCCACCGTCGCCGGCGGCGGCCTGTCGGGCCAGGCGGGTGCGGTCAAGCACGGCATCTCGAAGGCGCTGCAGCTGCACGAACCTTCGCTGCGCGCCGCCCTGAAGGCGGCCGGCTTCCTGACCCGCGACTCGCGCGTGGTGGAACGGAAGAAATACGGCAAGGCGAAGGCGCGCCGCTCGTTCCAGTTCTCGAAGCGCTGA
- a CDS encoding ATP-binding protein: MREEDDSTGFPDGRAAMTSRWGLRGAIAVLLIVAAGTVWFTNAWLTARFSETTRVRTELRSALYTGNLLSELQRTSVVPLLLARDPALISALSGNDFSGTSARLISAQKEIAAASIKLLDASGRVVGSTNRHLIGTNYVQEPFFVEALRSKDTVFTVSPSPQGAYEFTYSRTVVSDGRTLGVVVVGADLFRLVRSWAGISDAIAVTDSAGQIILSTEPRWRGLTLPEALAVRSAPSAIARAFQVTADWAAPPADAYVKGRAVMQSETRIPFRGWKMIAFTTYESVRERVNAVLAMVIMGFAILLAAVFYLLSRRARVESAAWMRESADLRALNLRLTREIAERERMQKELRVAEQTVQQSSKLAALGEMSAGVSHELNQPLAAMKTYLAGARLLLQRGRAEEALSSFQRIDDLVERMGAITRQLKSYARKGGEAFEPVDLRAALSSALVMMEPQLRSRTIRLQRNIPRYPVMVYCDRIRLEQIIINLLRNAIDAIKGIRDPAIEITVSSGSHAFLSVRDNGPGVSDLENLFEPFFTTKKPGEGTGLGLAISSGIAADFGGRLTAHNASDEGGRGAVFELELPLHDPGRKAGTRLAAE; this comes from the coding sequence ATGCGAGAGGAAGACGATTCCACCGGATTCCCGGATGGCAGGGCGGCTATGACCAGTCGCTGGGGCCTGCGCGGCGCGATCGCCGTGCTGCTGATCGTGGCTGCGGGCACGGTCTGGTTCACCAATGCCTGGTTGACCGCGCGGTTTTCCGAGACGACGCGCGTGCGCACCGAGCTGCGCTCGGCGCTGTATACCGGCAACCTGCTGTCGGAACTGCAGCGCACCTCGGTGGTGCCCTTGCTGCTGGCGCGCGACCCGGCGCTGATCTCGGCCCTGTCGGGCAATGATTTCTCGGGAACCTCGGCGCGGCTGATCTCGGCCCAGAAGGAGATTGCGGCGGCCTCGATCAAGCTGCTGGACGCCTCGGGTCGGGTGGTCGGATCGACCAACCGCCACCTGATCGGCACCAATTACGTGCAGGAGCCGTTCTTCGTCGAGGCGTTGCGGTCCAAGGATACGGTCTTCACCGTCTCGCCCTCGCCGCAGGGCGCCTATGAGTTCACCTATTCCCGCACCGTCGTGTCGGACGGGCGCACGCTGGGCGTGGTGGTGGTCGGGGCCGATCTGTTCCGGCTGGTGCGGTCCTGGGCCGGGATATCGGACGCCATAGCGGTCACCGACAGCGCCGGGCAGATCATCCTGTCGACCGAGCCGCGCTGGCGCGGCCTGACCCTGCCCGAGGCGCTGGCGGTGCGCTCGGCCCCCTCGGCCATCGCGCGGGCCTTCCAGGTCACGGCGGATTGGGCCGCGCCGCCGGCCGATGCCTATGTCAAGGGCCGCGCCGTGATGCAGTCCGAGACCCGCATCCCGTTCCGCGGCTGGAAGATGATCGCCTTCACCACCTATGAATCGGTGCGAGAGCGGGTGAATGCGGTTCTGGCCATGGTCATCATGGGCTTCGCCATCCTGCTGGCGGCGGTGTTCTATCTGCTGTCGCGCCGGGCGCGGGTGGAATCGGCGGCCTGGATGCGGGAATCGGCCGATCTGCGGGCGCTGAACCTGCGCCTGACCCGCGAGATCGCCGAGCGCGAGCGCATGCAGAAAGAGCTGCGCGTCGCCGAGCAGACCGTTCAGCAATCATCGAAGCTGGCCGCGCTGGGCGAGATGTCGGCCGGCGTCAGCCATGAGCTGAACCAGCCGCTGGCGGCGATGAAGACCTATCTGGCCGGGGCGCGGCTTCTGCTGCAGCGCGGCCGGGCCGAGGAGGCGCTGTCCAGCTTCCAGCGCATCGACGACCTGGTCGAGCGCATGGGCGCCATCACCCGGCAGCTGAAATCCTATGCCCGCAAGGGTGGCGAGGCCTTCGAGCCGGTGGACCTGCGTGCCGCGCTGTCCAGCGCGCTGGTGATGATGGAGCCGCAGCTGCGGAGCCGCACCATCCGCTTGCAGCGCAATATCCCGCGCTATCCGGTCATGGTCTATTGCGACCGCATCCGGCTGGAGCAGATCATCATCAACCTGCTGCGCAACGCCATCGACGCGATCAAGGGCATCCGCGACCCGGCCATCGAGATCACCGTGAGCTCGGGCTCTCACGCATTCTTGTCCGTGCGCGACAACGGGCCGGGTGTATCGGACCTGGAAAATCTGTTTGAACCCTTCTTCACCACGAAGAAGCCTGGGGAGGGGACCGGTCTCGGGCTGGCGATCTCGTCGGGCATCGCCGCGGATTTCGGGGGGCGACTGACGGCGCATAACGCCTCGGACGAAGGGGGCAGGGGCGCCGTATTCGAGCTTGAGCTGCCGCTGCACGATCCTGGCCGCAAGGCCGGGACGCGGCTGGCGGCGGAATGA
- the rplM gene encoding 50S ribosomal protein L13 has protein sequence MKTYTAKPAEIEKKWILIDAEGVVLGRLASIVAMRLRGKHKPTFTPHMDMGDNVIIINADKVQMTGDKRDAKKYYWHTGHPGGIKHRTARQILEGAHPERVVIKAVERMISRNKLGKKQMTNLRVYAGAEHPHEAQQPEVLDVKSMNAKNTRSA, from the coding sequence ATGAAAACCTATACCGCGAAACCGGCGGAGATCGAGAAGAAGTGGATCCTGATCGACGCCGAGGGCGTCGTCCTGGGCCGCCTTGCCTCGATCGTCGCGATGCGCCTGCGTGGCAAGCACAAGCCGACCTTCACCCCGCACATGGACATGGGCGACAACGTCATCATCATCAATGCCGACAAGGTGCAGATGACCGGCGACAAGCGCGATGCCAAGAAATACTACTGGCATACCGGCCATCCGGGCGGCATCAAGCACCGCACCGCGCGCCAGATCCTGGAAGGCGCCCATCCCGAGCGCGTGGTGATCAAGGCCGTCGAGCGCATGATCTCGCGCAACAAGCTGGGCAAGAAGCAGATGACCAACCTGCGCGTCTATGCCGGTGCCGAGCACCCGCATGAGGCCCAGCAGCCCGAAGTCCTGGACGTCAAGTCCATGAACGCCAAGAATACCCGGAGCGCGTAA
- a CDS encoding ribonuclease E/G: MSKKMLIDATHSEETRVVVVDGTKVEEFDFETVNKRQLAGNIYLAKVTRVEPSLQAAFVDYGGNRHGFLAFAEIHPDYYQIPAADRKALIEEERQAAAAEADEGEKKRSPRRRKPAKAAAAESGDAVLASDEIAGMAVVDPSEGDAAPVEGLAAEPAAAPEPEPAADSAEESGEEATEDDGIESVAEEDVAEEISPPRKPRARRYKIQEVIKVRQIMLVQVVKEERGNKGAALTTYLSLAGRYCVLMPNTARGGGISRKITNAADRKKLKEIASELEVPEGAGLIIRTAGSQRTRTEIRRDYEYLMRLWEQIRELTFKSIAPAPIYEEGDLIKRTIRDLYSKEIDEVLVEGERGYRTAKDFMKMIMPSHAKNVKHYTDQMPLFARYQVESYLGGMFNPVVQLKSGGYIVIGVTEALVAIDVNSGRATKEGSIEETALKTNLEAAEEIARQLRLRDLAGLIVIDFIDMEERKNNAAVEKRFKERLKTDRARIQVGRISGFGLLEMSRQRLRPGMLESTTQPCPHCHGTGLIRSDDSLALTILRAIEEEGTRKRSREVLVKAPVAVANFLMNAKREHIATIEARYGLSVRVEADPALISPDFAIEKFKTATRNVPEIVSPVVSVDARLMALIDDQEPAEEEEVEETAEEDHAEDGRAEGSDGENGGKRRRRRRRRRGGKNGEGETHHAEDGEEAVSETEEAEQPAEAEVTAAAPVEAESASEPVAEEAEKPRRRTRSRRRKTDEPAEAEAAAAEPVATAEVVDLQGTPVEPVAAEPVAEELPATAETGPAEPEPEAGAPGQSAAEPVADEAPAADLPEAEAEAEAEAEAEATDAAVEAEPDEEPAEIAPEPEAQPASEPVMAEEAPRPKRRGWWSLG, translated from the coding sequence ATGTCAAAGAAAATGCTGATCGACGCCACGCATTCCGAGGAAACTCGGGTTGTCGTGGTCGATGGAACCAAAGTCGAGGAATTTGATTTCGAGACGGTCAACAAGCGGCAGCTTGCTGGCAACATCTACCTGGCCAAGGTGACGCGGGTCGAACCCTCGCTGCAGGCCGCCTTTGTGGATTACGGCGGCAACCGCCACGGTTTTCTGGCCTTTGCCGAGATCCATCCCGATTATTACCAGATCCCCGCCGCCGACCGTAAGGCGCTGATCGAGGAAGAGCGCCAGGCCGCCGCCGCCGAGGCCGACGAGGGTGAGAAAAAGCGCAGCCCCCGTCGCCGCAAGCCGGCCAAGGCCGCCGCCGCCGAAAGCGGCGATGCCGTGCTGGCTTCAGACGAGATCGCCGGCATGGCCGTGGTGGACCCCTCCGAGGGCGATGCTGCCCCGGTCGAGGGCCTTGCCGCCGAGCCTGCCGCGGCGCCGGAGCCGGAACCGGCTGCGGACAGCGCCGAGGAAAGCGGCGAGGAAGCCACCGAGGATGACGGCATCGAATCCGTCGCCGAAGAGGACGTGGCCGAGGAAATCTCGCCCCCCCGCAAGCCGCGCGCCCGCCGCTACAAGATCCAGGAAGTGATCAAGGTCCGGCAGATCATGCTGGTCCAGGTCGTCAAGGAGGAGCGCGGCAACAAGGGCGCCGCGCTGACCACCTATCTGTCTCTGGCCGGCCGCTATTGCGTGCTGATGCCGAACACGGCGCGCGGCGGCGGGATTTCCCGCAAGATCACCAACGCCGCCGACCGCAAGAAGCTGAAGGAGATCGCCAGCGAGCTGGAGGTGCCGGAAGGCGCCGGGCTGATCATCCGCACCGCCGGCAGCCAGCGCACCCGGACCGAGATCCGCCGCGACTACGAATACCTGATGCGGCTGTGGGAGCAGATCCGCGAACTGACCTTCAAGTCCATCGCCCCGGCGCCGATCTATGAGGAAGGCGACCTGATCAAGCGCACGATCCGCGATCTCTACAGCAAGGAGATCGACGAGGTTCTGGTCGAGGGCGAGCGCGGCTATCGCACGGCCAAGGACTTCATGAAGATGATCATGCCGTCCCATGCCAAGAACGTGAAGCATTACACTGACCAGATGCCGCTGTTCGCGCGCTATCAGGTGGAAAGCTATCTGGGCGGCATGTTCAACCCGGTCGTGCAGCTGAAATCCGGCGGCTACATCGTCATCGGCGTGACCGAGGCGCTGGTCGCCATCGACGTGAACTCGGGCCGGGCCACCAAGGAAGGCTCGATCGAGGAAACCGCGCTGAAGACGAACCTGGAAGCCGCCGAGGAGATCGCGCGCCAGCTGCGGCTGCGCGACCTTGCGGGCCTGATCGTCATCGACTTCATCGACATGGAGGAGCGCAAGAACAACGCCGCCGTTGAGAAACGCTTCAAGGAGCGGCTCAAGACCGACCGGGCGCGCATCCAGGTCGGGCGCATCTCGGGCTTCGGCCTTCTGGAGATGTCGCGCCAGCGGCTGCGGCCGGGCATGCTGGAATCGACCACGCAACCTTGTCCGCATTGCCATGGCACCGGGCTGATCCGTTCGGACGACAGCCTGGCGCTGACCATCCTTCGCGCCATCGAGGAAGAGGGCACCCGCAAGCGTTCGCGCGAGGTGCTGGTCAAGGCGCCGGTCGCAGTCGCCAATTTCCTGATGAACGCCAAGCGCGAGCATATCGCCACGATCGAGGCGCGCTATGGTCTCTCGGTCCGGGTCGAGGCCGATCCGGCGCTGATCTCGCCCGATTTCGCCATCGAGAAGTTCAAGACCGCCACCCGCAACGTGCCCGAGATTGTGTCGCCGGTGGTCTCGGTCGATGCCCGGCTGATGGCGCTGATCGATGATCAGGAGCCGGCCGAGGAGGAAGAGGTCGAGGAGACCGCCGAGGAGGATCATGCCGAGGACGGCCGTGCCGAGGGCAGCGATGGCGAGAATGGCGGCAAGCGCCGCCGCCGCCGCCGTCGCCGCCGGGGCGGCAAGAACGGCGAGGGCGAGACGCATCACGCCGAGGACGGCGAGGAGGCGGTTTCGGAAACCGAGGAGGCCGAGCAGCCTGCGGAAGCCGAGGTGACGGCGGCGGCCCCGGTTGAAGCCGAGAGCGCATCGGAGCCGGTCGCGGAAGAGGCCGAGAAGCCGCGCCGACGCACCCGCTCGCGCCGCCGCAAGACCGATGAGCCGGCCGAGGCGGAGGCCGCCGCGGCCGAGCCGGTCGCGACTGCGGAGGTGGTGGATCTCCAGGGGACTCCGGTCGAGCCGGTCGCTGCCGAGCCCGTGGCGGAAGAGCTGCCCGCGACCGCCGAGACCGGGCCGGCCGAGCCGGAACCGGAAGCCGGCGCGCCGGGGCAGTCTGCAGCCGAGCCTGTTGCGGATGAGGCGCCGGCCGCCGATCTGCCCGAAGCCGAAGCCGAAGCCGAAGCCGAAGCCGAAGCCGAAGCCACTGATGCTGCGGTGGAAGCCGAACCGGACGAGGAGCCCGCCGAGATCGCGCCCGAGCCCGAAGCGCAACCCGCTTCCGAGCCCGTGATGGCCGAGGAGGCTCCGCGTCCCAAGCGCCGCGGCTGGTGGTCCCTGGGCTGA
- a CDS encoding enoyl-CoA hydratase, whose protein sequence is MKDGNPEPLVLRQDDGPVARVILNSPMNYNALSTAMIDALSDVLDEIAANDGIRVVVLAARGKAFCAGHDLREMQGARNDEDDGRAAYGRLFSRCAEMMQKLPALPQPVIAEVQGIATAAGCQLVASCDMAVAAEDARFGVNGVNIGLFCSTPMVALSRAIPPRAAFELLVTGEFMDAARARELGLINRVAASEALEAETMALARLIAGKLPAAVRMGKRAFHVQHSLGLAEAYEVAGAVICENMLLPETAEGIQAFLEKRPPNWD, encoded by the coding sequence ATGAAGGACGGCAACCCCGAACCGCTGGTGCTGCGTCAGGACGACGGTCCTGTCGCGCGCGTGATCCTGAACAGCCCGATGAATTACAACGCGCTCTCCACCGCGATGATCGATGCGCTGTCGGATGTGCTGGATGAGATCGCGGCGAATGACGGCATCCGCGTGGTGGTTCTGGCCGCGCGCGGCAAGGCCTTCTGCGCCGGGCACGACCTGCGCGAGATGCAGGGCGCGCGCAATGACGAGGACGACGGCCGCGCCGCCTATGGGCGGCTGTTCTCGCGCTGCGCCGAGATGATGCAGAAGCTGCCCGCCCTGCCCCAGCCGGTCATCGCCGAGGTGCAGGGCATCGCCACCGCCGCGGGCTGCCAGCTGGTCGCCAGCTGCGACATGGCCGTGGCGGCCGAGGACGCGCGATTCGGCGTGAACGGGGTCAATATCGGGCTGTTCTGCTCGACGCCGATGGTGGCGCTCTCGCGCGCCATCCCGCCGCGCGCCGCCTTCGAGCTGCTGGTGACGGGCGAGTTCATGGACGCGGCCCGGGCGCGCGAACTGGGCCTGATCAACCGCGTCGCCGCGTCCGAGGCGCTGGAGGCCGAGACGATGGCGCTGGCCCGGCTGATTGCCGGGAAACTGCCCGCCGCCGTGCGCATGGGCAAGCGCGCTTTCCATGTCCAGCACAGCCTGGGTCTGGCCGAAGCCTATGAGGTCGCCGGCGCAGTGATCTGCGAGAACATGCTGCTGCCCGAGACCGCCGAGGGCATCCAGGCCTTCCTAGAGAAACGGCCGCCGAACTGGGACTAA